The Halichondria panicea chromosome 6, odHalPani1.1, whole genome shotgun sequence genomic sequence ATTTCAGAAGATTTTGGAagatttcaatgattttagAGATTTCAGAAGATTTTAGAAGATTTCAGAAGATTTCAAAAGATTTCAGAAGATTTCAAGGACTGCAGGGGCCCATAACAGCTCTATAAAGTCTATATGCAACACATTGTTCATGTTGTTCCAGGTTTAAACTGTTCTTCTACCAGCTGTCCTTCTTATTCCAGCTCTTCCAAATTCTCCTGCATGACATGCAGTggatctatagctagctagctagttattaTGGGTttcactatagctatactgagtgaatctataattataagtctaTAGCGagtataggtataattatagctttatatataaattattatgtacataattattatgaatttaAAGTATATAGGGGGCATTGTGAAATGAAAATGCATTGCATTGTGAATTGTAAAtatacataaaaattatactcCTCTACAATTGTTACAGATCCATTTATTGTTTTTCTTCACTTCGAAAGCATTGACACACTTGAGGTGAAACCAGCCTCCCAGTTTACACCCGCTGCTCTCACACTCAACCATTTTTGAGCCATTATCAGGCAGTCTACAATAGCAATACAATTGAATCTCCACTATTTCCTTTGTTATCGCTAATCTGGCTGTTCTTTGTGAGTTAGTCGGAAAGGGTGTCATGGTTGCTTGGTCAATGCATTTCAAGAAATGCTCTCTCATTGCATTTTGTTTGAAATTGCAGTAGCAGGGGTTTAGGCTATGTGCTAAATGCGTAATGAAAGCGATAGCAAACAATCCACAGTCTGAAGCGCCTGATTGTTGTGCCACATTTGCTACAGCGACGGAAAGTTGTTGCTCTGAGTCTCTTGTTCCATTTGCTAGAAACTTGGCCAAAAGTGTTTGAGTGTCCATGCTTATTCCCCTATACAACGAGTCGTATAGACATGCAGTGGGAATCAAATTTGTGGTACTGCACTGAAGTGTAGACAGAGCTATCCAATGGTTGCTAGAAACGTGCAAAATTTGTAGAGACTCCTGTGAGAGAGGACTGATATATTGCGACTGTTGTAACACAGAGCACCGTAGGCCATGCAGATGAGTGAATTGCTTTTTTAGCAAGTATTGGGCACAATTTACATGATTGTCGTTCAACCAGGCATTACGGCTTAGCAGAATACTGTGGTCTTGGTGGTAGAGatgaaaatgatcaatttTCTTCCAAATAGTTGACTCGGATGAATCACTTGAGTCTGAAATGATAGTAATATCAGAATTTGTGCTTGTGTCAATGGTTACTGTCGAACTGTTTATAAAACATTCACATTCTTTGGTCAGAACAAATTCTTGAGCCATTGCTAGTTTGTGGTGCTCAGGACTGAATCGAAGCAGAGTGCTTGGTGCTTGTTGAATTGTGCTGACTGCTTCATCAATACAGGCATTGTTGAGAGTGCAAACATACGTTGTGGTtggtacgtatgtgtgtgtgatagcAGGATTGTCAAACAACTTAAACAATCTGGTTGAACCTTTTTGCACCTCAAACCATGAACACAGCACACCAACGCTTGGTGATATCTCTGCTGTTGACCCCTTGTATTGCTGAATCTTTTTTTTCTTATGGTTTAGGGCAAACTGCAATATCTTCCCAATAGACCACTTATGCTCACCAGCCATGAACACACAAACATCCCCTATGTGCATAACATTGGTAGTTGGCAATTGGCTGTTTGTTACTGGTGACTTTGTTACAATTGTACTGCTTAAAGAGAAAGGTTGGTTGGTCCGTACTCTAAACAACCGATCAGAAGACACCCTTTCACCTTCTTGGAACAACCACAATGCAGTTGTCTTTCTGATATATACATCAGGGTGCACTTCTACGAACGGTTTTCGAGAAAGCAGTGCAGGTTTTTTTCGTGGGGGTTCTGAACACATGTCTGGAAATTCAGGTGCTTGTATTGGTCCGTATGTTGAGATGGTGTTAGAAGTTGAGGTTTTAGTGAGATGTCTATGAAGGGTATCTAGCTTATCTTTCAAATCTGAAGTTATCAGTTGGTTCTTAGACAAATTTTCTACATCTTCCCTAACATGGCTGGAGTCGGTATCCAGACACATTTCTTGAATTAAGCTGGATTCAGACCGTTTTTCCAATTCATCATCGGAGCTGTCCTCAGAGTCACCAAAGACGACGTCAATATCATCAATCACATCTGCCTGATCCTCCCACTGTTTATGTTCAATCAACAGATCTGCCATTCCCAGTTTCTCAATTCTCCCACGTGCCATTATTTTTACTCTCTGAACAGCATCGGCAATGTCAGAGTCTGAAAGCTCACATACAGTTTGGGGTGAAGTTACACTCTTCATAGAGGTGTCTCCATCTTTGGCATTGTGCTTTTTCAGCTGTGGAAAAACTATATCAGTTGTGGACGACTCTGCTTGGATGATGGCCTGAACTTGGAGACGGTGAATGCGTCTCAGCAATCCAAGCATGCCAAAATTGATAAAAGTAGAAAATACACTTGACATACTCCGTGCAGATCTAAACAACCCTTCACATGATTGTGATCCAAAACTGCTAGGAAGAAAGTACTCCGATTGCTTAAGTGTATCTCTGATTGTTCGAATGATCGTTATCAAAGAATGAGCGTTCAATTCAATGCACATATGTGCATTAAAAGTAATGAAATTGTCTGTCAGATTGTACAGGGGATGTAATTTAATCCATAGACGCCAATAGCGGAGAAAGAAAGTGACAAACCAAATTTTCTCAACACGTTCAATTGGACTAGTTAGTTTATTGATGTAGCTGTCCACAACACATTCTAGAAGGTCGATGTAAGTTTTTGTGCCCACAGAATCTGGAATGCTTTCTAACAATGGGGCAGCTCTAATCATGTGCATAACAGCATCAAAGTTTTGTTTATCTTTGTGATCTACATCTCTTTCTCTTAGGCCGTGAATATCTTTGCCAACCGTTAATTGTAGAATACGAAGGTGATGTGCACCTGCAACAAAACTTCCCATTGGAAGTACAATTGATGGTTTAAGCAACCGGCACTTTAACTTGACTGCTATATGTACAGTGTCTTGAATCAAGGCTATAGATGTGGGTCGTTTCAAGGAGAACCAAGAATGCCAATTAGACGGAACCTCTGATTTTGGTATGACattagatacatgtagcttactCACGTTGGTGACATTAAGGCCACTGCACATCCGCATACCAGTCAAAAGACGAGTGTCTCCATCTGAGCTGATTGTTAGCACCGTGATTCCTCGCTGCTGACACTCATCTAAAATGTACTTCCAGCGTAGTACAATTTCTTCCGTTGTGAATTTGTTATCAGTACCAAAACATGACAGACAAAAAGCTGGGACATTACATGTACTCAGAGGTTTGGCCATGTACACATAAGCATACTTAGCAATTGTGGTGGTAGAAAACATTCTCTCAATTGCTTCGAATGAGACAGCTAAAAATGAGTCGGCTTTAAGCGTGCCATTCTTGCTGGAGGGCAGAACAAAGCCAACACACCGATCAGTCTCACTGTCATATTCCACTCGAGATACAACTCTTGTAGCATCTTCTCCAAGAGATATTACTTTAGGTGCATTGTGTTTATTAAGGTATGCTTCCAATTCGTCAAAACGAAATTCTCCTTCAGTTATCGGCTTATACTCACTGTAAACGAGTCGACGCACTGTTCTCAGAGATGGCAAAGCTTGAGACAAATTTTGCTGCAGAAAGTCGTAGGCTAGGGGGCCTGAGTAGATAAACAAGGCTGTTGCAAATTTCTTTACGATGTCAGCATGCCTGTATCCATGTTTTGAGCTCCTAGCATTCTTTTCAGCATTATACATGTTATTTGCCGTAGAATTGGACTGTACAATTCATAGTTGAAGCCTGAATTACTTTGCTTGAGTAAACTGGTAAGCTTCTCATTTTTCAGGCAAAGAACTTCAACTTCATCCAAAAGAGAGAAAAAGTCGTCCAATCGAGTCTGATTTGAAGAACTCTGAGCCTTCTCAAGTGCCCTCATTTGTCTGCTTAAACGAGAATTTGAATCCAAAATTGCCCCTCTCTTACTTCGTTTCAAGAGAGGGGCCTCAGGAAAAATCTGCTCTGACTCGTTTTGGTTTTGGTCAGCCACTTTCTCAGGATCATTGGGAACAGACTCTTCTAACAATAAACCAGTATGGTTATCTCCCGCAATACCCTGAGTGTCCAGTGTAGCATTGGGAACGTTTGGTCCTACATCTGCTGAATCTTCCAATGGCTTGTTAGCCACTTCATTCTCACCACTAGCTACGTCTCCGTTATCACCAGTCAAAGGCAGCTGGGAATTCTGTTCAAATGTCTCTCCTCCAGAGGTGTGAGCTGTACTAGAAGAGAGAGGAGGCGAAAGATAAGAATAGATAGGTCTGGTTCTGGAACCAGGGTGACTATGCAGCATAGCAATTCTTAATGTGTCTAGTCCAGTTAGATATAGCAAAGGTTGAGGTGTTAACTGCACTTCGCTGCAGTTGAGTTCTCGAATTGCAAGCATGACACTTCACAGAAGCAGATAAATCATGGCTTTTGCGAACATATGAGACAAATATGGTGAAGTGATCATTCTCTTTCAAGTCCTGAAGCTTTGATTGTTGCTTCCCAATCCACATAGCAATGTTCTTTCTCACTTGTTttgtaacactggctatacTTTCTGTGTCTATGTCGCTATCGCTCATCATTGCGGACCGTGTTGATTTTGATTTCATAGATTTGGCCCTTTTTGGTACTTTGGCTATAAGTTTTGGAGCCTGATCTTGCTTCTTAATAGCCAAAACAAAGTTTGCTATTCTCATTCTATGGCCAGGAGGAAAGACGAAACAACTGCTCAATGCTGAAGAGGCTTGAATGTACGTGTTACTGTAACCATCCTGATCTGCAAAGTTCTTAGCTATGAATTGTTCAATCTATTATATGGAGTTTCCAGGCTCGTCAGTAACATCCATTGAGCATATAACCTCAGGAACATCAAAACCAGATGGGAGCATGCAGTTCACCACATAAGTTGGGAGTTTCTCACGCATCAGAGACAAAAAATCAATTTCTTCCTTTGTCCTGGTCGTCAACTCAGATGCCAtgagatctatataattattataattatacagtcataaACACAACGATTAGTTATATACACCACTGCATGTGCAACTTACCACTTAATTCTTGGCAATGCAGACTGTAAACAAAGCTGACGAGTAGTACTCAAGTACGTATATAGTTGAGGTAGTAGCAGAGACAAGCTTGAATGTGCATATATACTGTACCTGCACTGATGCATGCATACGCACAAATATTTCAATCAATAACAGAATACTTTTTAATAGTTCATCTTACCCACTATATTGTGATCAGATGTACGTCTATTAGTAAAGATGTTCCAAAGAGTTGAATGTAGCTCAACTGGTCCGGACTACAGCATGAATATGCAGTCAGTTCAACAAAGaacactgcataattatagtttaacTTACTTATTGTTGTATGGGATCAGACGGAGGAAGAGGATCCAGTGACCTATATAGCTGTGCAACAGTGAACTCCTGCAATTGTATCAACTAttttagcaataataataattatatgcaaataAACTTTAAGCATCCTACATTACTTTTAGAGCTAGATGTACACCAGTCCATACACCATTGCTAGTAAGTCTACTTGACTTACAGTGCAGTTGCAGTAGAGGAAACAGCAATGACAGTAATATACTATTCAGTGGGCTCTCGAGACCATTGCAACACTCTGCAGCTGCATGCTGTGACGTAGCAAGATTTACGGAGATGGAAACATAGATTACGGATTTTAGGGAGAGATTTTAAGAGATTTTGCGAGATTTTAAGATTTTAAGATGATTTTGCGAGATTTTAAGATTTTAAGGAGATTTTGCGAGATTTTAAGATTTTAAGATGATTTTTCGAGATTTTAAGATTTTAAGGAGATTTTGCCCACAGGCGTACAAGATTTTAAGGAGTGGCGGACCCCTCGCTTGTGTATCTACACGAACTCCTAGCTAGCTGTGATCAGAATGAAGAGATGCTGTAGtctctggattattatcagtcAGTACAGACATCACTGTGTACTGTAGATATACAGACATTCCATGATTCATACTGTACTCTGACTCACAATCAGTGAGTTtcggtatataattatcacacactaaatagactcacagatgtccctggcagatggtctcctcgtcatgtcttcttgcaaacaactgtcgATACGCTTCctccacctgtgtgtgtgagggatctgggcaacatggaatgatgGATCCTTGGCTGATGTGATGGTCTCCAACAGGTGACACGACACTGGACAGTATGAGAACATGGAACTGGACAAGGGGGTGTGGCAATGGGGGTGTGCTGCTCTAAACTATAACATTTGTGGACTCTGTCAAGAGCTGCTTTAAGGAAAAGATGTAGCTCTATGGAATGTGGTACGTGTTTGTTTAGCTAGTGGATCTGATTTTAATCAAGACTTGcacagtatgcatgtatacgtatgtGCTGTGTCAGCAGAAACCTTGAAGACCCATACGATAACTTGAATGACCAATTTCCAGTTTAAAAAATGTATTCAGTAACTTTTAGGTTTATAGTGTGTTTAGCTTTAGCATCAAAATGACCAAACTAAAGGACTTAACTTAATACTGTTGTAGCTCTTCCTAAAATTGCTTGTATAATTATCGTGTTTGAAATGAAGAAGTCATCACACTTTGTGtctactaccgtattactactGCAATGTTTTAATTACGAGTTTCAAACACTTGAGAATTTCGTGAGTGCTTATGACATCGCTAAAATAAGATTGCAAATACCTATACCAGTACTTGTATGATAATAGCACGATCTTTCCTATTGAAAAGTTTCAAATGTTTCCTCAATCGTAAAGGCTTTTAAATTTGAACTCTGCACCCAGGCACATTGTTACAGTAGCAGTACAGTATcttaatgtacagtgtgtattcTTGTAGTATGGCAATCCAAGGGGTTTAATCAATATCTCCATTCCTCCAGTCTTAtccccccgcccacacactctccacaGAGTCCCTCCCAGAGTTCATAGTCCACCACACAATGGAAGAGCTGTGTATGCCTTGTTGACTGGTGCTCCCCCGAGACTCCGCCCCTTCCCCTGCCCAGCCCATCCCTCGGAGGAGACCAGCTGGTGTACAACAAGCACTGGAGCAGGTGGGTGGGGTTTGCAGTGTAGGAAGATTCCTAAGAACTGCTATATTATGTTACGTAGGTAGAGTACGTACGTTCAAAGTTTGTTAGAGAATCATCTTATTTGAAGCATGTCTGTAGTTTTTGGTTGGGTCAAAATGATCAGTTTGCACATTTAAAAATTAAAGTTCATTGAAGGACCTTCTATATTGTTTAAAAAATATTCACAATAGCTTCATGTAATGGTGAAAAAACTTCAGAGAGGTCAGGGTTCACCCGTTACCCCATTACCTTATTACCGTACGTGCATGTAGGTAGCTATACATGAACTTGAACAAGCTATCACAATTATACACAGGTGTCAATATTAGTAAAACATTCCGCTCTCTGTGACTAATTCACAAATTCACAAAATATTCACGATTTTATATATACTATGTCCGTATTCCACACTACGCTagtacactataatattaacCGTCACtccccatgcatgtacaggtgCTTTGGTATTGTCCACCACCCCTGCCTGCACAAGATGCTCTCAGCTACTCTTGTCTGATGTTTTCCGATGTTACATTAAAAAGAAACTATACAAACTAGCTTGAAATAATCAAGTCTTGTGTGTTGCataggagtgcatgaatgcgtGGTGACAGTTGTATATTATTATCTTCCCACAATCATCTAAGTTGTGTCATGTTTGTTGTCTTGTAATCTCcggcgcatgcgcagtatacCAATGTGCAAGGAAAGAGGGCATGTCTTGTAGTTCATGAGTGTTGTTTGGTTTGTCTGCTGTTCCCTGGCCCTACTAGCTGGTGAAATCAAAGGGAAGATACTGTAGCCTCGACATATTTCAGTGAGTGCAGAcagcactgcatgtgtactgtataggTACTGTACATGATTTACTTTAGAGCTGTGCACACCTATGTACTCCCTCCTATAAAGCATTCATTCCACactctacagagaagatgtctgactatctcacaatagcagatctaaaCAAAGTGTACCTCGCTACGTTTGAAGCTCGAATCAAGTGGCGAAACATCTTGTTAATGCTCGAAGTCTCTGCAGCTACAATCAGAAGTATCAGCAAAGAATGGAACAAtgatcctgatgactgctatcgtgaggggCTGTTGGAATGGCTGAATGAAGGAGAGAGAAGCTGGCAATCTATGGTCAAAGCATTGTCCAGTCCTACTGTGGGCCACATTCACATAGCCAGGACTATCGAGagagatcatctacagtctagcaatcctactgatgtgaagtcgGAGGGTGAGTACCAATTAATTCACCTAGCTATATAAATGATATGCCCCACCTAGGGCGATTAGTCTTGCAAGCAAAGAAGGGTAGTGTCAAAATATTGACCATTCCACTACATTTCCCTAATGTGCTCCCCAGGTGGTGGGGGAGGAGACATAttattgataggtgcataattatgtctaaaaatagtttacataccgtatagcgggtatattttgagcgtataaaaatgttcgcggttttcgcggattgagcctgtatcgcaaaaatttatgaatagtaggcgtgttcagtattattgaccacacctatgacaataagaggtgcctcacacaggctaggcctggatttgaggctaacggtgtggaggtacagctgcatgttgattaGCCtagatcccaggccgagttttcgcttttataacggttaggcgaacaactgggcctggtactagttgtctgcgcatgcgtcagtcgttcgtcagattctgacgaatggatattctcgttcactttcgtgacatttatattcgtgtactatcgtgtactagaagtcagttcccgttttatcattattggaatggctcttagctgaagcttctctcttctctgaagcttagaaaacattattctgaagactgaacaacaagggaaaaggtataaagctttgtcaagcttgttaaggtcagatatttttgtgtgggccctatgctatcaTGTCAAGTCGTGTTCATGTTTGGTATTAAAAGATCTATagtatcatcattaatatggtggatcaagtgaagagtgtgagctagagaacttggtgctgccatcatcagctcgtcgacaatgacactataacctgtttaatacgagaaatttaatatgtacatgtatacagtagatctacacgtattttgaatgtctacttctctgtacaggagcaatggctactatccagctatcccaacattgTTCCTCTTGGCCATACTAACGGAcaagactggacagtttaaggtaagggtttaaccgtgtttggtttctttaatattgtcctatacttacaggactggagtatgacctgatCGTTCGagtgttgctgggtagctcagaggcatcaagaaaatttacgttttctcaagcaaagtttaactgagttacaagttggggcctagaatcagagaagtccagcagcctgctaaatcgttgaaacgtaatttgaaggcattcaatcatcttgaagttgccctgggtcactgtaatcgtgctgcagcacaactggcagctccccaggcccttgtgaagcagctccctatgtgcatcttttgtgtactcactcactctgtgcattttctgtgtacaaatttcaattattgatttattaaatatctttgccgaccacaaatacaatgaaaatttgacgcatgcgcagacaactagtaccaggcccagttgttcgcctaaccgttataaaaagcaaaaactcggcctgggatcgaggctacatgttgatgtgcgcatgcgccaaaaggctggaactcagaccacgaaaataaatccgcgaaatcctttgtaatggtccatccgcgaaaatttataccctcgaaatatacccgctatactgtaGTCATTCCTTACTAACCACTCatcccaccccacacacattgTTCTGTACAGTTGACCATAATCGTCAAAAGATCAATGAAGATTTGACCGTTTTCTTAGACGGGCCActcggtaaaggtgcatttggagcagtttTCAAAGCCAGGTACAGGGGCGAGATTTGTGCAGTCAAAGTGCTGCTTCacgatgctatggagatgcaggCAAGTATTGCAGTTGGCAAAAATGAAGATGCTAGCAATGCAATTGATCGTGAGAGtgattttctcaagtcgttcAAGCACCCAAACGTTGTGAAGTTTTTGTCGACTGCtaagcaccccaaatcaggtggtacaatcctcgttgttgagttgatggattgcaatctgagatcctatttctccggccttgatgaagagtccctcactagcgaatgtgaaattagcctctccaaagacatggcttgtggtctggcctacattcacagcaagcagattatccaccgtgacctctgtggcgataacgtcttgctgaagctTACACTGCCAGTGCCTGTCGCAAAGATttccgactttggcatgtcacggctttacgatccctccaagcttagcTCCACCCTAACAGCCATTGGTCAGCGTAGAGGGTATCTACCTCCTGAGGCCTATCGATTGGAAGAGGAGAATTACGATAATAGCCTGGATGTGTTTTCCTTTGGGGTGATTTTAACGCAGATTGTTTGCAAGTTAGAGACGATCAAATCAGCCAAggatcgatcattccatgttgcccagatccctcgcacacacaggttgaggaagcttatcgacagttgtttgcaagaagacatgacgaggagaccatctgccagggacatctgtgagtctaTTAGATACGtagtgcatgataattatgtgtttacgCTTCCGAAAAATATGTCAAATTACTTTTTAATGTTTAATTCTTACTTTTAGATGCTTCACTGACAAGAGACTCGGACCcaatggaggcagcaaagagaGAGACGAAGGACACTCAACtagtcaagaaggtgcgtacatgtagtgtgtgaatgagattcCTAATAACAATAGTACTGTACCCTAGGGTGCTGTTTCATTGTAAAAAGCATGTTAAGTTTTGTTACGTAATTCTTTAGAAAGATTACTATAGTACTGTAAATACTTGTACAATTGTGATATTCACGTCTTTTTCCTACCagcgttcccctgtacaggcacacagggaacagactgagcacaaagatgctgagctggtcaggagagacgccatcattcaacaacAGAGACAGGTGATATGAAATGCAACACTCTAATTATttttgcagagctatagtagaagctttgatctgttataatcgtactgtacattctagtGGACTGGTGGGCGtcgcctcttaagctaattagagaaagtgatttagtgtgcatacaattattgctacaagtaacactcgcttgttagtagacactatcctaattacactcattcattattcagggtccccctcccagagagttgagacctccactcactctgaaatggagaagaggaaaaaacatgccaatcaagatgggcacctcagtacagagtgttgttatcggtgacacggcgtatgttggtggaggcaATGCAGACAATGATCTTGAcaagtgtacagtgatgaagctcgagcaagatcaatggactaaactaccagagtacactgccaagtgGTTCGCTGTGACATCattcgctaatcgactagtgctggtgggaggacgtTATCAAAGAAACAACAAAGTCAGCAATCAACTTGCCGTCTTTaagtcaggggaatggactcacccgtacccaccaatgaacattgctcgtaattcttcaacagctgtctccttaaACAActacatcattgtagctggtggggtTGATGATGAAGGACGTAtctcctcctctgtggaggtgttggacgtggcatcaagaagatggtacattgctcagtcactacctaacccacgagcAGTACGACaatcgactctcataggaaacaccctctacctaatgggatgGTTCGATCACACTGGGGAaccaaccaagacagtgcaccacgtcgacctcaatgaactcattgcaaaggccctttccaacctggacacacccactctctggcagaccttacaggaagtaccactcgtgttgtcagctcctctcagtattgggaggttaCTATTAGCTGTTGGTGGAGCAGACGACAGAGtcaacccaagttcatcgatccacctctaccagcctgacaccaggaggtgggtgaaagtgggagacctgcctactgcacgataccgctgcacatgctcagtacttcctagtggagaggtcattgtagctggAGGAGAGACCAAAACTTTTTACGTTCAAACTGTGGACTTCTTCGCTATGAGTGCTTAGTTGTTTTGTTACTAGCTATTCACTACTAGCGTTCAAtcggagacggatcggcctgggaacgaggttaactacatgtattcacTTGTTGTAATAGCATTAATTAGCAACGATCTTGATTATTAATGTTTTTTCCTCttgaaataataataattattgtaactatGATTATAAATGAGGAATGTAGTATGATCATGAGTTTGTACATAAGTACTTTAATTTGCATTGCCAGATCGatgcttttataattataacaaattaTACACATAAATGTGTGTTTTATAGCTTGATAGATTAGCTTAAAAGATCAACATGTGGCAAATTACATAACTCAAGACAACGTGCAGCATACCGCTCAGACCAAAGGAGTAACAACTAACATGACAATAATATGCATACTAGTTCAGAGTTCAGAGTTCTAGTCCTTACAATGTTTTATTACAAACTGAGTTCGTACGCATTGTCAGAATACTAACAACAAAACAGACAAaaattagggttagggttagggtaacAATTTTGGTATACATTGTGCAACAGAATATATTGGGATTGTGTAGTTATCAAATTGTACAAATAATCAATGGCATGAGTTCGTACAAATTATTACATTGTCAGAATAGACCACAAAAACAGACGAAATGTGTGACAGtttcataacaagttcaggtccttggttggggtcttgtccgagggtaagGTGGACGCCTTTtcccagaatccaaagtctatctcGATCCTCTTctgagtcagacagtgaggggtggggctcgggaactgaggggttaaaaaGTCACATGGTCAAAGTCATACCGAGTGAAAGTTTGAAGACTTAGGAAGTAATGGGTGagaaaatcacatgacaacAGAAAttatagagcactgaagtgctaatcCTGCTAttgacatgaataataaaATGGATCTATAGAAACTATGTCTTCAGACTGTCCCCCACTGC encodes the following:
- the LOC135337608 gene encoding serine/threonine-protein kinase pakG-like isoform X4, coding for MSDYLTIADLNKVYLATFEARIKWRNILLMLEVSAATIRSISKEWNNDPDDCYREGLLEWLNEGERSWQSMVKALSSPTVGHIHIARTIERDHLQSSNPTDVKSEVDHNRQKINEDLTVFLDGPLGKGAFGAVFKARYRGEICAVKVLLHDAMEMQASIAVGKNEDASNAIDRESDFLKSFKHPNVVKFLSTAKHPKSGGTILVVELMDCNLRSYFSGLDEESLTSECEISLSKDMACGLAYIHSKQIIHRDLCGDNVLLKLTLPVPVAKISDFGMSRLYDPSKLSSTLTAIGQRRGYLPPEAYRLEEENYDNSLDVFSFGVILTQIVCKLETIKSAKDRSFHVAQIPRTHRLRKLIDSCLQEDMTRRPSARDIYASLTRDSDPMEAAKRETKDTQLVKKAHREQTEHKDAELVRRDAIIQQQRQGPPPRELRPPLTLKWRRGKNMPIKMGTSVQSVVIGDTAYVGGGNADNDLDKCTVMKLEQDQWTKLPEYTAKWFAVTSFANRLVLVGGRYQRNNKVSNQLAVFKSGEWTHPYPPMNIARNSSTAVSLNNYIIVAGGVDDEGRISSSVEVLDVASRRWYIAQSLPNPRAVRQSTLIGNTLYLMGWFDHTGEPTKTVHHVDLNELIAKALSNLDTPTLWQTLQEVPLVLSAPLSIGRLLLAVGGADDRVNPSSSIHLYQPDTRRWVKVGDLPTARYRCTCSVLPSGEVIVAGGETKTFYVQTVDFFAMSA
- the LOC135337608 gene encoding serine/threonine-protein kinase pakG-like isoform X3 — protein: MSDYLTIADLNKVYLATFEARIKWRNILLMLEVSAATIRSISKEWNNDPDDCYREGLLEWLNEGERSWQSMVKALSSPTVGHIHIARTIERDHLQSSNPTDVKSEVDHNRQKINEDLTVFLDGPLGKGAFGAVFKARYRGEICAVKVLLHDAMEMQASIAVGKNEDASNAIDRESDFLKSFKHPNVVKFLSTAKHPKSGGTILVVELMDCNLRSYFSGLDEESLTSECEISLSKDMACGLAYIHSKQIIHRDLCGDNVLLKLTLPVPVAKISDFGMSRLYDPSKLSSTLTAIGQRRGYLPPEAYRLEEENYDNSLDVFSFGVILTQIVCKLETIKSAKDRSFHVAQIPRTHRLRKLIDSCLQEDMTRRPSARDIYASLTRDSDPMEAAKRETKDTQLVKKRSPVQAHREQTEHKDAELVRRDAIIQQQRQGPPPRELRPPLTLKWRRGKNMPIKMGTSVQSVVIGDTAYVGGGNADNDLDKCTVMKLEQDQWTKLPEYTAKWFAVTSFANRLVLVGGRYQRNNKVSNQLAVFKSGEWTHPYPPMNIARNSSTAVSLNNYIIVAGGVDDEGRISSSVEVLDVASRRWYIAQSLPNPRAVRQSTLIGNTLYLMGWFDHTGEPTKTVHHVDLNELIAKALSNLDTPTLWQTLQEVPLVLSAPLSIGRLLLAVGGADDRVNPSSSIHLYQPDTRRWVKVGDLPTARYRCTCSVLPSGEVIVAGGETKTFYVQTVDFFAMSA